In a single window of the Streptomyces sp. NBC_00094 genome:
- a CDS encoding MFS transporter, which yields MTSQTTVEKAPQGQGGVREPVPVPAKGLRGHPWLTLFAVAVGVMMVALDGTIVAIANPAIKTDLGATLAQVQWITNGYLLALAVALITAGKLGDRFGHRQTFLIGIAGFAVASGAIGLSDSIGAVIGFRVLQGLFGALLMPAALGLLRATFPAEKLNMAIGIWGMVIGASTAGGPIVGGLLVEHVSWQSVFFINVPVGVLALVLGLVILKDHRAENAPRSFDVVGIVLLSGAMASLVWSLIKAGESWGWSSGKTWGCLIGALLLFAVFAFWETKVKEPLVPLAMFRSVPLSAGVVLMVLMAFAFMGGLFFVTFYLQGVKGLSPVDSGLHLLPLTAMMIVSSPLAGALITKFGPRVPLVGGMVCTAVAMFGMITLTADTGTFAMSLWFALLGLGLAPVMVGATEVIVGNAPLELSGVAGGLQQAAMQVGGALGTAVLGAVMSSKVADSFAGNWQEAGIPAPVNPALEQAAEFGMAPPELAQAPGMTPDLFDKISGVIHDTFLDGMGLAFTVAGGVAVAAALVATLTKRGENAEAGGMGGGHI from the coding sequence ATGACTAGTCAGACCACCGTGGAAAAGGCCCCGCAGGGTCAGGGGGGCGTCCGGGAACCCGTTCCGGTCCCGGCGAAGGGACTGCGCGGCCACCCCTGGCTGACCCTGTTCGCCGTCGCCGTGGGCGTGATGATGGTCGCGCTCGACGGCACGATCGTCGCGATCGCCAACCCCGCCATCAAGACCGACCTCGGCGCCACGCTCGCCCAGGTCCAATGGATCACCAACGGCTACCTGCTCGCGCTCGCCGTCGCGCTGATCACCGCCGGCAAGCTCGGTGACCGTTTCGGCCACCGGCAGACCTTCCTCATCGGCATCGCGGGCTTCGCCGTCGCCTCCGGGGCGATCGGCCTGTCCGACTCGATCGGGGCCGTGATCGGCTTCCGCGTCCTCCAGGGCCTCTTCGGCGCCCTGCTGATGCCGGCCGCGCTCGGCCTGCTGCGCGCCACCTTCCCCGCCGAGAAGCTGAACATGGCCATCGGCATCTGGGGCATGGTCATCGGCGCCTCCACCGCGGGCGGCCCGATCGTCGGCGGCCTGCTCGTCGAGCACGTCAGCTGGCAGTCCGTCTTCTTCATCAACGTGCCGGTCGGCGTCCTCGCGCTCGTCCTCGGCCTGGTCATCCTCAAGGACCACCGCGCCGAGAACGCGCCGCGCTCCTTCGACGTCGTCGGCATCGTGCTGCTCTCCGGCGCCATGGCCTCCCTCGTCTGGAGCCTCATCAAGGCCGGCGAGTCCTGGGGCTGGTCCAGCGGCAAGACCTGGGGCTGTCTGATCGGTGCGCTGCTGCTCTTCGCGGTCTTCGCCTTCTGGGAGACCAAGGTCAAGGAGCCGCTCGTCCCGCTCGCCATGTTCCGCTCCGTGCCGCTCTCGGCCGGTGTCGTCCTGATGGTCCTGATGGCCTTCGCCTTCATGGGCGGCCTGTTCTTCGTGACCTTCTACCTCCAGGGCGTGAAGGGTCTCAGCCCGGTCGACAGCGGTCTGCACCTGCTGCCGCTGACCGCGATGATGATCGTCTCCTCGCCGCTGGCGGGCGCCCTGATCACCAAGTTCGGCCCGCGCGTGCCGCTCGTCGGCGGCATGGTCTGCACGGCCGTCGCGATGTTCGGCATGATCACGCTCACCGCCGACACCGGCACCTTCGCCATGTCCCTCTGGTTCGCCCTGCTCGGCCTGGGCCTCGCCCCGGTCATGGTCGGCGCCACCGAGGTCATCGTCGGCAACGCCCCGCTGGAGCTCTCCGGCGTGGCCGGCGGTCTGCAGCAGGCCGCCATGCAGGTCGGTGGCGCGCTCGGTACGGCGGTGCTCGGCGCCGTCATGTCCTCCAAGGTGGCGGACTCCTTCGCGGGCAACTGGCAGGAGGCCGGCATCCCGGCCCCGGTCAACCCGGCCCTGGAGCAGGCCGCCGAGTTCGGTATGGCCCCGCCGGAGCTGGCCCAGGCGCCGGGGATGACCCCCGACCTCTTCGACAAGATCTCCGGGGTCATCCACGACACCTTCCTGGACGGCATGGGCCTGGCCTTCACCGTCGCCGGCGGCGTCGCGGTCGCCGCCGCCCTCGTCGCCACGCTCACCAAGCGCGGTGAGAACGCGGAGGCGGGAGGCATGGGCGGCGGTCACATCTGA
- a CDS encoding TetR family transcriptional regulator gives MPAPGLRERKKQRTRDTLIRVALELFTTQGYERTTVDEIVDAVEVSQRTFFRYFASKEEVAFAVQHMVEELFVTALGQRPPGEGPFDALRHAVLSAWDHAGEAVTEVVPIELYLRTFRMIESTPALLAAHLRRSAETEETIARTIAEREGLDVDADPRPRIAVAAFSGVMRVTGQMWGRGTDQSLEAIRALTEQYLDHLGPALAPHWRALDDSGPSPLPTP, from the coding sequence GTGCCCGCCCCCGGCCTGCGTGAGCGGAAGAAGCAGCGCACGCGCGACACGCTGATCCGGGTGGCCCTCGAGCTCTTCACGACCCAGGGGTACGAGCGGACCACCGTCGACGAGATCGTGGACGCCGTCGAGGTCTCCCAGCGCACCTTCTTCCGCTACTTCGCCTCCAAGGAAGAAGTCGCCTTCGCCGTCCAGCACATGGTGGAGGAGCTCTTCGTGACCGCCCTCGGGCAGCGTCCGCCCGGCGAAGGCCCCTTCGACGCGCTGCGCCACGCCGTCCTCAGTGCCTGGGACCACGCGGGCGAGGCGGTCACCGAGGTCGTCCCGATCGAGCTGTACCTGCGGACCTTCCGGATGATCGAGTCGACGCCCGCGCTGCTCGCCGCCCATCTACGCCGCTCCGCCGAGACGGAGGAGACGATCGCCCGGACGATCGCCGAGCGGGAGGGCCTCGACGTGGACGCGGACCCGCGCCCCCGGATCGCGGTGGCCGCGTTCAGCGGGGTGATGCGGGTGACCGGCCAGATGTGGGGCCGGGGCACGGACCAGAGCCTGGAGGCCATCCGCGCCCTCACCGAGCAGTACCTCGACCACCTCGGCCCGGCGCTCGCCCCGCACTGGCGGGCCCTCGACGACAGCGGCCCGTCCCCCCTACCGACCCCCTGA
- a CDS encoding DUF4429 domain-containing protein produces the protein MGDVLAGNHATWEFESDALVIRFDRGNRTPKLLSALRERRVPHQALASVTLTPGERGTVVLHAVPRPGADPLMEAAAGQLKERCDPYRLVLPAERETLAEYYRDELRAVLPWDAADPADPAGLGDVRPADDFLVAAPAGPRSFKAYDGKASFDGTSEVTFRWSWTGASSEKWRAGDQTFSVRDLSGVEWRSPEGFDGYLRMVRRDGEPRPAQPDRDPASVVFGLGYGPVYDSLPFAAAVLAAIRGKARAPLPVAAPAGVRNAAHGDPGAVAERIRHLGELHQAGLVTDEEFSAKKAELLAEL, from the coding sequence ATGGGTGATGTGCTGGCCGGAAATCATGCCACCTGGGAGTTCGAGAGCGACGCCCTCGTCATCCGCTTCGATCGGGGGAACCGCACGCCGAAGCTTCTCAGCGCACTGCGTGAACGACGTGTACCGCACCAGGCGTTGGCGTCCGTGACGCTCACGCCCGGCGAGCGGGGCACCGTCGTGCTGCACGCCGTGCCGAGGCCCGGCGCCGATCCGCTGATGGAAGCGGCCGCCGGGCAGCTCAAGGAACGGTGCGACCCGTACCGCCTGGTGCTGCCGGCCGAGCGGGAGACGCTCGCCGAGTACTACCGGGACGAGCTGCGCGCGGTCCTCCCCTGGGACGCGGCGGACCCCGCCGACCCGGCGGGCCTCGGGGACGTACGGCCCGCCGACGACTTCCTGGTGGCCGCGCCCGCGGGGCCGCGGTCCTTCAAGGCGTACGACGGGAAGGCCAGCTTCGACGGGACCTCGGAGGTCACGTTCCGCTGGTCCTGGACGGGCGCGTCCTCCGAGAAGTGGCGGGCCGGCGACCAGACCTTCTCGGTACGCGATCTCAGCGGGGTCGAGTGGCGCTCGCCGGAGGGCTTCGACGGGTACCTGCGCATGGTGCGCCGGGACGGCGAGCCCCGGCCCGCCCAGCCCGACCGGGACCCGGCGTCGGTCGTCTTCGGCCTCGGCTACGGCCCGGTGTACGACTCCCTCCCCTTCGCGGCGGCGGTCCTCGCGGCGATCCGCGGCAAGGCCCGCGCGCCGCTCCCCGTCGCCGCCCCGGCAGGCGTCCGGAACGCGGCGCACGGCGACCCCGGAGCGGTCGCGGAAAGGATTCGCCACCTGGGCGAGCTGCACCAGGCGGGGCTGGTGACGGACGAGGAGTTCTCGGCGAAGAAGGCGGAACTCCTGGCGGAGCTCTGA
- a CDS encoding sensor histidine kinase — protein MTSRPAPAAYPGRVMATEQRHEPPIRRLARISARSREAFRGFGGALTTPATPGAPLLAEASSRWVRLLPYVVAVAFVSALLPSTVNVLTHDYGVNAALAGALATAQTAPLLLAVSRPLQAWWVIFTADVLGALPLLASDGAHADLWPWTPPVVVGYCALMVALGLRESRRALFGVWLATGVSGFVLEIFRPDGDTSVHTLLLVLSGVLLLLTSAVRSRGDAQRRLVEQETISEAERSRRTLLEERARIARELHDVVAHHMSVITVQADSAPYRIPDLPDAAREEFTSIAASARESLAEMRRLLSVLRSDGSEGERAPQPGLDRVQQLVEATVRAGVPAELSLAADLGDVPQAVDLSAYRIVQEALANIVRHAPGASTRVSVRASDDGWLTVLVVNGPGAEAGSGVERGAAGTGHGLVGMRERVRLTGGSLDTGPLPDGGFRVAARLPLTADPAPEPDPEPAP, from the coding sequence ATGACGTCACGTCCCGCGCCCGCTGCCTACCCTGGGCGGGTCATGGCTACCGAACAGCGGCACGAGCCGCCCATCCGCCGGCTCGCCCGGATCAGCGCCCGGTCACGCGAGGCGTTCCGTGGCTTCGGGGGAGCGCTCACCACCCCGGCCACCCCCGGCGCGCCCCTGCTCGCCGAGGCCTCCTCGCGGTGGGTGCGGCTGCTGCCGTACGTCGTCGCCGTCGCCTTCGTCTCCGCGCTCCTGCCCAGCACGGTCAACGTCCTCACCCACGACTACGGCGTCAACGCCGCCCTCGCCGGGGCCCTCGCCACCGCCCAGACCGCGCCGCTGCTGCTGGCCGTCTCCCGGCCCCTCCAGGCCTGGTGGGTGATCTTCACCGCCGACGTGCTCGGCGCGCTCCCCCTCCTCGCCTCGGACGGTGCCCACGCGGACCTGTGGCCCTGGACCCCGCCGGTCGTCGTCGGCTACTGCGCGCTGATGGTCGCGCTCGGGCTGCGCGAGTCCCGCCGGGCGCTCTTCGGCGTCTGGCTGGCGACGGGCGTGTCCGGGTTCGTCCTGGAGATCTTCCGGCCCGACGGCGACACCAGCGTCCACACGCTGCTGCTCGTGCTGAGCGGCGTCCTGCTGCTGCTCACCTCGGCCGTACGTTCCCGGGGCGACGCGCAGCGGCGGCTCGTCGAGCAGGAGACCATCAGCGAGGCCGAACGCTCCCGCCGCACCCTCCTGGAGGAGCGGGCGAGGATCGCGCGCGAGCTGCACGACGTCGTCGCCCACCACATGTCCGTGATCACCGTGCAGGCCGACTCGGCCCCGTACCGGATCCCGGACCTCCCGGACGCGGCCCGGGAGGAGTTCACCTCCATCGCGGCGAGCGCGCGCGAGTCGCTGGCCGAGATGCGACGGCTGCTCTCCGTGCTGCGCAGCGACGGCAGCGAGGGCGAGCGGGCCCCGCAGCCGGGTCTCGACCGGGTCCAGCAGCTCGTCGAGGCGACGGTACGGGCCGGGGTGCCGGCCGAGTTGTCGCTCGCCGCCGACCTCGGGGACGTACCGCAGGCGGTGGACCTGTCCGCGTACCGCATCGTGCAGGAGGCCCTCGCCAACATCGTCCGGCACGCGCCGGGGGCGTCGACCCGCGTGTCGGTCCGGGCATCGGACGACGGCTGGCTGACCGTACTGGTCGTCAACGGGCCGGGAGCGGAGGCGGGTTCAGGGGTGGAGCGGGGCGCGGCCGGCACCGGGCACGGCCTCGTCGGGATGCGGGAGCGCGTACGGTTGACGGGCGGCTCGCTGGACACCGGGCCGCTGCCGGACGGCGGCTTCCGGGTGGCCGCACGGCTCCCGCTGACGGCGGACCCGGCGCCCGAACCGGACCCGGAACCGGCGCCCTGA
- a CDS encoding response regulator transcription factor, whose translation MTIRVIIVDDQAMVRAGFAALLSAQTDIDVVGEAPDGRQGVDVARSTHPDVVLMDVRMPELDGLAAAREILHPPTGVTHVPKVLMLTTFDVDDYVYEALRAGASGFLLKDAPPADLIAAVRVVAAGEALLAPSVTRRLIADFAASRPAPRRDTTALRLNGLTPRETEVLELIARGLSNQEIADHLVLAEQTVKTHIGRVLAKLDLRDRAQAVVFAYESGLVTPGTT comes from the coding sequence GTGACCATCCGCGTGATCATCGTCGACGACCAGGCCATGGTGCGGGCCGGATTCGCCGCGCTGCTCTCCGCCCAGACCGACATCGACGTGGTGGGCGAGGCGCCGGACGGCCGGCAGGGCGTGGACGTGGCCCGGTCGACGCACCCGGACGTCGTGCTGATGGACGTCCGGATGCCGGAGCTGGACGGGCTCGCCGCGGCCCGCGAGATCCTCCACCCACCGACCGGCGTCACGCACGTGCCGAAGGTGCTGATGCTGACCACCTTCGACGTCGACGACTACGTGTACGAGGCGCTGCGCGCCGGTGCGTCCGGCTTCCTCCTGAAGGACGCGCCGCCGGCCGATCTCATCGCGGCGGTACGGGTGGTGGCGGCGGGCGAGGCACTGCTCGCCCCCTCCGTGACCCGCCGGCTCATCGCCGACTTCGCCGCCTCCCGGCCCGCCCCGCGCCGCGACACCACGGCGCTGCGCCTCAACGGCCTCACCCCGCGCGAGACGGAGGTCCTGGAGCTGATCGCCCGGGGCCTGTCCAACCAGGAGATCGCGGACCACCTGGTCCTCGCGGAGCAGACGGTGAAGACCCACATCGGGCGGGTCCTCGCCAAGCTGGACCTGCGCGACCGGGCGCAGGCCGTCGTCTTCGCGTACGAGTCGGGCCTGGTGACCCCCGGCACGACCTGA